DNA sequence from the candidate division WOR-3 bacterium genome:
CAGTCATTTTAGTTTCAATGTATCCAGGAGCAACTGCTATAACTCTTATGTTTCTTCCCCCAAGTTCTTTTGCAAGAGATTTTGTAAAACCAATAATTCCTGATTTTGTCATAGAATAAATACTCTGTCCAGCATTACCTGTTAAACCAACAACAGAAGAGATATTTATTATCACCCCTTTTTTTTCCTTTATCATTAATTTTGAAATCTCTCTTGAAAGAATAAAAATTGACTTTAAATTTACATTAACAATTTCATTAAAATCTTCATCCTTTAATCTTAATAATAAACTATCCTTTGTTATTCCTGCATTATTAACAAGAATATCAATTCTTTCTTCTTTGCTTTTTATTTCATTTATGAATTTATCAATTTCCTCTCTTTTTGAAAGATCACATTTAATATAGTAACCTTCTTTAATATTTTCAAAAACTTCTTTTAATTTATCTTCATTTCTACCTGTTCCTATAACTTTTGCACCATATTTTGAAAAAGAAATTGCTACACTTTTTCCTATTCCATCACTTGCACCTGTAACAATTGCAATTTTATTTTCAAGCATTTTTTAACCTCCCTTTAATGTTTCCCACAAAAGGGTTATTAAAAAATTCAAAAATGAAAGGGGTAACAAAATTTTCCACCCAATTTCAAGAGCATCAGTAAATCTAAATCTTGGAAGGGAAGCTCTTACCCATATAAAGAAGAAAACAAAGGGAATTACTTTTAAAATAAATCCAATAAAAGGAGGTAAAAAGAAAAATTTCCATCCCGCAAGATAAAAAGTAACTATAAGAGATGAAACAAGAAGTATGTGAAGATACTCACCGAGAAAGAAAAAGGCAAATTTAAGCGAACTATATTCTGTATGAAATCCTCCTGTTAATTCTGATTCTGCCTCTGGAATATCAAAGGGAAGTCTCTTTGTTTCCATAAAACCAGTAATTACAAAAATCAAAAAACCTATAAACTGGGGAAAAATAAAGGGAATTTTTTGAGCCTCAACAATTTCTTTTAAGGATAAACTTCCAGCCTGATAAGCAACACTCAAAATGGTAATTAAAA
Encoded proteins:
- the nuoH gene encoding NADH-quinone oxidoreductase subunit NuoH, coding for MMDVILKGTLYLIVLTGIAAYLTYFERKLLAYFQDRIGPNRAGPRGILQPLADAIKLFFKEDITPLKVTSKFLYFLAPILTATFAIVPFFLIPLYPSGPFPDINLSLLLIVILSSMGLYGVVFGGYSSASKYSVIGGIRGALMLLSFETSLLITILSVAYQAGSLSLKEIVEAQKIPFIFPQFIGFLIFVITGFMETKRLPFDIPEAESELTGGFHTEYSSLKFAFFFLGEYLHILLVSSLIVTFYLAGWKFFFLPPFIGFILKVIPFVFFFIWVRASLPRFRFTDALEIGWKILLPLSFLNFLITLLWETLKGG
- the fabG gene encoding 3-oxoacyl-[acyl-carrier-protein] reductase, whose amino-acid sequence is MLENKIAIVTGASDGIGKSVAISFSKYGAKVIGTGRNEDKLKEVFENIKEGYYIKCDLSKREEIDKFINEIKSKEERIDILVNNAGITKDSLLLRLKDEDFNEIVNVNLKSIFILSREISKLMIKEKKGVIINISSVVGLTGNAGQSIYSMTKSGIIGFTKSLAKELGGRNIRVIAVAPGYIETKMTENIPEEIKKKYLESIPLKRAGKPEEVAELVSFLASDKASYITGTCIVIDGGMSGF